The following DNA comes from Pirellulales bacterium.
CACAGGCGTCTGGGGCGTCGATAGCAAATCAGCGGTTCGCAGCGACCTGCTTGAACCGCACCTGCGCTACCTGATTGAGCGTCTAGCGTTCCCAAGATCGGACCTTCGTGAATTGGTAATACGCGCACAGGCAAAGATTCGGTTTTTCTGTTACTGGGACAACGAGGCGGGGAATCGCCTGCCTGATGTACCCGACGACATTCGAACAATGATGGAAAAGATGGGCGGAACTATCGAGGTTGACGAATACCGGTGAAGCGGCGAAGGGCTTAACCGGGTTGGCTGTTGCATTGCGCCCGAACCCCTTCGAGGCCAAGGATTTGGTTACGAACGAACGCCCGCCCCGGTAGTGGGCTCGTGTCGAACCTTATTTCTTCGGAGCGCAATCGCGACCTTCGCTCAGCATTTGATTTACTTGTGTGTGTCGTGTCAAAGTCTATTGTCGCTTCGAGCGGCGCGATAAAAACTGGAGCGATGCCCGCGAATACGGCGTCGATAACGAACGCGTGTAACGGGATGTGCTCACGCAAAGCGCGAGCACATCATGACCGCATATTCA
Coding sequences within:
- a CDS encoding DUF4279 domain-containing protein, whose translation is MNSRQLAHASFTITGDAVLPEFWTKYFDVAPDMAIAKGDPIADPTGQGRILTRRTGVWGVDSKSAVRSDLLEPHLRYLIERLAFPRSDLRELVIRAQAKIRFFCYWDNEAGNRLPDVPDDIRTMMEKMGGTIEVDEYR